One Antedon mediterranea chromosome 1, ecAntMedi1.1, whole genome shotgun sequence genomic window, ATCGATTTTACCACACAAAACACGAAAAAAACTAACTCGGCACTCAACCAAACAGTACGTAAACAACTTTTCCACAACCAACcactaacaaacaaacaaaccaacaAATCGCTGGCCGCGTGGTGGCGATTTtcgattttatttattttatgtctggCCCCCTCAACGATATTCAATTATTAaggaattgaccaatcatattGCATATTTTCCAATTAAGACATTGTTTACAATCACCCGGactcctgtaaacatttgtaatCGATATGATTGTGTCGCCTTTATAAATAGCTTTTATGGCTTATTACATTGTGATAAAGCATgtatttgtgtttaaaattggtCTTAGTTAATCatattgataatttattatgtttgtCAGTTTAATGTTATTAGAGTAATGGAGCATATTTATTGAACATTTTCTAGGCCTAccaatgtacataataatagcTAGCCTGCCTGGCCCTCTTGTCTAGTCTATAGCTAGTCATACAAGCCTGGATGGTCCAGGTGTACGGTATGCTTGCTCAAATTAAATTCACAACCCTAGAGGCTAGACTCGATAAGGTAAGctcattttatattaaatatatcatttcAATGTTTAAAAGTACACTTTTTATACAGATTACTGATTAGtgggttattttaaataataattcgcGACAGgcgtattaactattattaatatattattttaaaaaatttggTTTTATTTTCAGGTCTGAACCAAAATGTCTACTGGTATAGACGACCCTGCATTGGTTGCAAATGCAACAGCCAACCGGCTGGCTGCACAGGTCTTTGAAAAGTATGAACGATATGAAGCACAAGAGGTCCTTGCACACACGTCTTATCATTGGCTTCTTTCTGCAGAAGAACACAGACTCCCAGTTGAAACGCCACGAGGTCTCATTCAGTCTATGAAGTCATTTCCTCAGAATAACTGCGTATTTGCTGTTCCAGTCGATGAAACTGTTGAACCGTGGGATTTCCGCGAGATCCATCAGATCGTACGCGAGTTGGTCGTCGGTATTTACGGGTTAAATCAGGTTCCAAGTGTTTTTCTCGAAGCTAACTTTGACAGCGGCACAGCTTGCAACATGCCACCAGCGTATAACGACACTCGTGTTGGACAGCTTTTGATAAACGTTGATTACATGATCAAAGCATTGTGGCATGGTTCATATTTTCCAAAAGATAAACGGCATAAGTTTGCAGAGCGATGGCGGTCTAACTTGGATGTAAATCAACATGGTGTTGcagaaacaaagaaaacaattcTCAATGAGTTTTTACTAGCAGGTAGAAATCATTCAATAAGTCATAGATCAGATGACctcaataatcaataatcatcTTGACTAGAAAGAAGATTTATACCTCTCTCATATCTAATATCCCTTTCACATTGCATAGCAGCTACTAGCATTTTGTATGGTGTGTGCATAAATTCTGTATTGCCAGGGAATGTACAGTAAAGGGGTATATTTCCAACTATTCATAATAATTGATTAGACTACTGTATACATCaatcaatgttttgtttaatttatatattttatttcatatttttcattaattaaatatattagaatattttttgtcacaggAATGCTGGACATCACAAAAGACCCAGATTACTGCGGTATCTATGAAAACATGAATCTGTTTCCAATGAGCATACAAGATGCTAATATGGACAAGGAATTATTCATGCATTACGTAGATGACATGTCGGTTCAGATGACTCTTAGACAACAGGATGTCTACCAACATCAAAATATGTTCATGTACGATGGGACACATAATGTGACCAGTATCATCAAGGTATGTGTGTGTTACTTGTTTTTTCCCTCATTGTATCCTCCTATCATGTGTGTGTGGTAGGACCTGTGCAACTTCAGTATCATTTTGTTACTACCTTTAATCATATTGCATCTATGCATTACTAGGTTCTTTATGTATGTTTAGAGTGGAGTTGTggtttggtggttatgatgcttggctaccaatccaagggtcctgggttcaattcCTGTCATATATTtcagtctttgtttatgtagagcatcttgtgatatgtttgtcttgtgaatgggattgccacctttgagaaggatagtgaatgaattcacttgtggtaatccttggcaatttgcctaaaatgagaataaaaaaaaatgttaaagttCTTCACACATATTGCATCCAATTGCGCAATGCAGGGGGTTGAGTCCCCCaatttagcactcctaaggagCCCTCTATTGTATCATTATTACTTTCTTGTTATACTGCATGTGGACAAAGTAAGATGAATTATTTTcttaattgtattttgttaatAGTTGGATGAGAAAAGAATTGATCGAGACACTTATGAACGACTGCAAACCAGACTACAAGCTCACTTGGATGTTATTGAGAACAACATTGAGAAGAAAACAGAAATACGGAGGCAAATGCAACTCCTTgactttgtttgttttatgacaTCATTTCTGATAGCCATGAAACGACGCAATAAGGTGCCAGATGTCCACAGACTATTAACACCTTTATTAGGTATGTGGTACTGATAATAATGCCAATAGCAATATGGTGCTCATAAAAGGTGCCTAAAAAAAGACCAGAGCGCCGTACATACATCAAATATAAGGTGATAATTCAATCAAACTTAcaagaattaaaacaaaatatcttTAACTACTGTTATGatttgatataaaataattatggtTAAATTTGCAAAACGATCATTTAGTGTACgagtattaacattttttttatttttgtttaaaattatttaaatttcattgTCAATGAACTCTAACACATTATATTTGTACTATTATACATTGGTGTCATCTCATTCCGTTTGAAACCAAAAGATAATTTTTCTTCTAGCGGATGACTGCAAGACAGAGCGGGAACTACCTCCCTTGATGGTAGGACCAGATTTTGCATGCAAAAACTTTGATTTTGGAAACAGTTATTTTCACTTGCATGGCAGCATCCAGATGGATATAGAGACTGATAAAATAAGGAAACTAAGAAAAGCATTTATAGAAGGTTACGAAGAGATTCAACTGGAAGCCACGAGGCACTTGGCGGAGGTTACCGACCCAGATGCACCGTATCTTGAACATTTCAACCTACCAATCAAGACGGTGAATGGAAAATCGtaagtttaaaatattgtatttttgtgagggtgGGCTGGATGAACAACCCTCGTAAagtattgtggaaataaatatatttttatcaagATCATTTAAAACTGCTAAtgcaaaattttaaatttttttggaagaatacaaaaataaaaagaaaaacaatttatacaaagggaataaatacaataattttttCCCCtcctttttttatgttttgtctTTTATTGTTAACCATAATTTTTGTAACTTTTGTAAGTTATCGCTGTTCATTATTATGCATGCATTTCTTTATTCATGGACCATTTGTAAGAATATTATTTGAATGAAAATGTCATCCatgtaaaataagtttataaataaaaaaaaaataaaaattgttggaCTTTTACAGATATTATATTTTCGCAATGGATTTTGAAACATTCTATCCAGTAGCGCCCCCACAACCACTCTGGCTTCACGCAGTTTACAACCGTATCAAAGACATGAAACCAAGACGTTTACCCCTCACAGATGTCCACTTACATGAGCAGTTCAAGAAAAAGTATGGTCTAAAGAAAGCCATTAAATTTAaggtatactttttttttaacaaaactaCTTAAAAAAACTGACCATCTGCAGGTTGTAGGTTCCCAGAGCACAAATAGTGTAACAGCAAGGTAACAGCTCTAAAGGGCTGTTCGCTCCTTCTCCCAAATAATGTTTTAGCTGCAATCACTTTCCTTGCTTTATGAAAACAAGAGTCACTAATGCTTTATGCCCAAACTGGAGCCGGATCAGAGCAGATGTGAAATACCCTTAATTCTGTACCCCTCTCTAAACTCtaaatcagtaggcctaatttaacaAGTTGGATGTTTGTTGAATTAacgattttaaaattaatatggaatattttttcacagaatattcaaGAAGGTTTAAAGATATGTGCAATACGTGGCCTGGTTGCTGCATTCCAAACCCTAGCCCGCAAGGTAGCGCCCTCTAGGCTTGGCAAACAGGATGAATTCGGACTGTCCTTACTTCATTACGCTGCCCTCAACAACCGACCTCAGATCATACAACTTCTTGTCGTTCAAAGTCAAGATATAAATGTTCGACGGAATTACAACATAACGTCTATAGGTATGTACAGTAGGTAAATGACTAGTGGTTCTGTAGCTTGGTACTTACCATACTTGCTTACCAACTTGAGGTCCTAGGTTCAAATCTCGTTGAAATTTTCTTAATTACCAGGATGTAGATTGTGAGTAAACAGGTGCTTTTAGTTGCAATGACCCCTGTTTTGAAAATGGAGAAACCAAGCAGTATCTTGTTTCTGAAGGTCTTGCTACTGACttatactgtagataaattaCCTTTTTTTTGCTCCTACATCGTGTTTCCGATACTGCTGAATGCTTGATGATCACTGACTGCTATGTTTAGGATGAGTTAGCTTCTTTAATATCATTTCAACTACAGTATTTAGATTTTTCAAATTACATGTAATGTTTTTACTAGTTTTAcattattaagctctgtctacactatcaaaccagtttgacaaaaaaagtgtgatgtgtccaaatatggtagtggtatgcccaaatatggtagtgatatgcccaaatatggtagtgatatgacatcatcatgtccatatatcgggcacatcacatttttgtcacataaactttgatattgTAGACCGAGCTTTAATTTATTCcaataactttattttttacaaatacttttaaatgaaatattaatttgagATATCTGTAAGTGTTGATATACTCTACATGTTTAATGCCAGTAATCTGCATTGTTTGTTcatcattaattttcttatatctTTATTTGCTTAACGCAGGCGATGGATTATGTGGTGGTAAGTCTGTCCTTAAATGACCTTGCTTTGACATTTACACGTTTTGAGATTAAAGTCCAACCATTGGTTGTCCACAGTGCGACATTAATTACCTTGTTGTACCAACACTATAATTCTTTTCAAATAAGATGGCATGCCAtatatttatgcaaatattgatTTTCAATCGTTTTCTAGTCCCCTGGATAGGTGGTGGAACAGTTTTAAAACCAAATCAtactaaaaatgaatattattatcacagtgatttaagtttttgtgtGTGTCACGTGTGCTATTTGAAGTTTGTTTGTGCACGTTTAAAATGTTCTACATTTCtaacattttaaaagttaattatttttataataattagaGGAAATAAACGGTATTTTTTTCCATCTGTGTAACCAATTAATaatcacattttttaatattagatGTTAAATGTTATTCTGTACAGATATTTTGATATACGACATTATTCAGTTTCACAGTAATGTTTAATACTTTTTTATGTAGATGACAATGAAAATggtgattttgaaaaaagggGTAAACTTGTAAATTTTACTCAGTACATTATCACCGTAAATAGACACACACTGTCATTGCTTGTACACTCCAGGCATTTTGAAACATTTcattattcttatttttagaAACAAGTTCTTGATACTTATCTTTTTTATCctcattttaaaaacatataggCGTTCAATATATATTCTTTCACCAATTCATGAAATTTCTCATGACAGTATTTTAGACATTTGTTTTCATGGTATTTTTTACACTGTAATTTCATCTTTACTTTTCTAGTCTTttctaagctctgtctacactataaaactagtttgaccaaaaaagtgtgatgagcccaaatacggtagtaatatgacatcacatAACATACACAGATGACAATACTGGATGTCAATCATTTGCATGAACAAATTAGTTATAATGATTTTCattctgtgttttttttttcacttttaaatttaaaagattgATTGTTCCGTAATTTAAACGTCCTTTTctacattttatttgattaaatcTTAAATTAAAGTACAGATTGATTGTGGGTCAGATGAAAGAAGCAGTGGTtaaagcagggagttgtaaaatagattattatttattttacaactccctggttaaaGTCAGTAGTTGATTGTTTATTGGTGTGACACCGTGCCTTTTAGTCACCATGGTCTTCCAACCTATTTTGGCACACTTAAAGCCTATGCATGTGCtattttgaatcaaataaaatgttatcattttttaaatatgtatggACAGACAAACGAAccaaaaacaatacttgttgcATTTGATCTAATAAATTCCTTCTAAAAGCGAATTTTATTGTTCTATTTTTAGGTCCTACTCCTTTGCACTATGCAGCCAGATGTGGCTCACTTGAAGCTGCTCTGTGTTTGATATGTAACCATGCCGACTCAACCCTGGGAGATCAAGATGGCTGGGCGGCCATTCATCATGCTGCATTCTTTGATCACGCATCAATAATGAGGCTTGTCATACGAAAATTTGAAAATCAGGTTGAATTAGAAACTTATGATAAGTAAGTAAAATTTTGTtgcagacaaaaaaaaaatcttaaggTCAAAGGTAAAAACATAGATACATATATTTTGCATATGAGTACTTTACcgttaagtattgtttttacattaaatactGATTGGAGTTAGCAGAGTGTTTCAAATGTTAAGTAAATAAGTAACAACAAATTAATTGAGTTGAATAATGTTTTTTGAATAAACAAGACAGTCAGATTTTCTTTTGAGTACAAAGGTTGAATGAAATACAGAAATTGATGTAATGTGTTTATtaaagaatatttaattttatgcaGATTACGTCAAACACCACTTCTGTTAGCAGCGAGTAGTGGCGCCCTCGAGTCTGTGAAGATCCTTATAGGGTTAGGGGCCAACATCAAGCGTCGAGATACAGAGGGAAACAACATGGTACAATTGGCAGCATTGAGATTCCACACAAACGTGCTGGAATACTTCATTGATTGGGATCACCAAGATGCACCTGTATGGAAGACATTAGTAGGTAAGGTCTGGTGGTCATTTTGAAATTTGATCTCACGAAGATTAAAGGGTTCGACTCAGCAATTCATCATTATTCACATGTATCCCATCATCCACTTGTATCCCATCATACACATGTATCCCATCATTCATACTGTATTTATCCCATCATACACATGTATCCCATCATTCATACATTATGTATCCCATCATACACATGTATCCCATCATTCATACTGTATTTATCCCATCATATACATGTAGCCCATCATTCATACATTATGTATCCCATCATCCACATGTATCCCATCATTCATACATTATAGATCCCATCATTTACACTGTATGTATCCCATCACTTACACTGTATGTATCCCATCATACACATGTATCCCATAATTCATACATTATGTATCCCATCATACACATGTATCCCATCATTCATACTGTATTTATCCCATCATATACATGTATCCCATCATTCATACATTATGTATCCCATCATCCACATGTATCCCATCATTCATACATTATAGATCCCATCATTTACACTGTATTTATCCCATCATCCACATGTATCCCATCATACACATGACATCTTTTTcccatatatacagtatgtaggGTTCAGTTAAgtaaattcaattttcttttattgtcGTTGTAGGAATGTTGACGTCAGGCGACTTTGTGAAAATGGACAGTGCTGTACGCTCACTAGAAGTGCTCACAACATCATCTAAAACATATGCTAAATTAATTTTAGATGCAGGTAAAGTTCAAATTATGCCAAAATATGCTTGTTAATTTTTAGAAATTGTCTAAAATTCCAAGGCCCTTAATTGTCCATCTTTTGTTTTCATCAATATATTTATTGGAAGcatcagtttagtttagttgttgAAGAAaatctatttgtatttgtatgttttatttgCTTACTTTCAGATGGCATCCCTGCGTTAGTAGATCTACTCAAGTTGAATTCAGAGGAGATGCAATCTCTAGCTGGCGCTGTTCTCTGCAACATATCGCACTTGAAAGAAGTACGAAGAGCAATTGCCAAAGCAAATGCGATTCCAATTCTAATAAATCTGCTCTCATCTCCATTGGACGACATCCAATCACGAAGTGTGATACTTCTTTCTGATCTTGCCAGCGTAGACAAAAACCAATCACAAGTGAGCGACAATGATGGGATACCAGCCATCATTAAACTATTTGATGCAGAGCTTGAGGACGTGTTAGTTGAAGCAGTACACTGCGTACGTGTTTTGTGCACGCAGCATTACACTAACCAAACACTGGTGGCAACTCATGGCGGCTTTGACCCATTGGTTGAGTTTCTTCAAGTAACTAATTCACGTAAGTTAACTCATCAACTTTTCAATCAACAATTTAACGAACATGGATATTTTCCTGAATGATTGCAAAATCAAAACGATACTGGGTAACGATCAACTAGCGTTCATGTTACCAACTAgttagtcatccattcatagaaagTACTCATAAAGGAGGACTGCAGAGATAGCTATTAAAATAGTCCATATAACTTGGATAAGCTCAGCTAATCAAACCATTTTGTTTGTGTATATTTACAGATGTTCTCCAGGCAGCATCGGCTGCAGCTTTGGCTGCCTTAACTGCCAGTCACCAGGACAATCAAAACTTAGCTGTAAGCAAGGGTGCAGTTGAGCCTCTGGTGAAGCTTGTCAAATGCAGAAATATGACTGTGCAGGTGAAAGCTGCTGCAGCCCTGGAATCTCTGGCTCTTAACAATGCTAACAGCCAAACTGCTATCCTTGAGTTAAAGGCTCAATCTCCACTTATTAGATTACTAAAGGTAGCATTACCACATTTTGAAGTGCAACTTTCCTTTCTTTACAAATATACATGCAAACATAACTTTAGCATACTAATtactttcattttttaatttagaaatgttTAACCTTTATTAAGAAAATATGAATCTGTATCTCCAATTTTTagttaacatttttaatgtgTTATGCATTATTTGTCTTTTATCAAAACATCTTCATTATATAACCTGTTTTCAATGAAATACTTTCAgttgtaatttgttattaacaGTTGAGGTA contains:
- the LOC140047337 gene encoding ankyrin and armadillo repeat-containing protein-like translates to MSTGIDDPALVANATANRLAAQVFEKYERYEAQEVLAHTSYHWLLSAEEHRLPVETPRGLIQSMKSFPQNNCVFAVPVDETVEPWDFREIHQIVRELVVGIYGLNQVPSVFLEANFDSGTACNMPPAYNDTRVGQLLINVDYMIKALWHGSYFPKDKRHKFAERWRSNLDVNQHGVAETKKTILNEFLLAGMLDITKDPDYCGIYENMNLFPMSIQDANMDKELFMHYVDDMSVQMTLRQQDVYQHQNMFMYDGTHNVTSIIKLDEKRIDRDTYERLQTRLQAHLDVIENNIEKKTEIRRQMQLLDFVCFMTSFLIAMKRRNKVPDVHRLLTPLLADDCKTERELPPLMVGPDFACKNFDFGNSYFHLHGSIQMDIETDKIRKLRKAFIEGYEEIQLEATRHLAEVTDPDAPYLEHFNLPIKTVNGKSYYIFAMDFETFYPVAPPQPLWLHAVYNRIKDMKPRRLPLTDVHLHEQFKKKYGLKKAIKFKNIQEGLKICAIRGLVAAFQTLARKVAPSRLGKQDEFGLSLLHYAALNNRPQIIQLLVVQSQDINVRRNYNITSIGPTPLHYAARCGSLEAALCLICNHADSTLGDQDGWAAIHHAAFFDHASIMRLVIRKFENQVELETYDKLRQTPLLLAASSGALESVKILIGLGANIKRRDTEGNNMVQLAALRFHTNVLEYFIDWDHQDAPVWKTLVGMLTSGDFVKMDSAVRSLEVLTTSSKTYAKLILDADGIPALVDLLKLNSEEMQSLAGAVLCNISHLKEVRRAIAKANAIPILINLLSSPLDDIQSRSVILLSDLASVDKNQSQVSDNDGIPAIIKLFDAELEDVLVEAVHCVRVLCTQHYTNQTLVATHGGFDPLVEFLQVTNSHVLQAASAAALAALTASHQDNQNLAVSKGAVEPLVKLVKCRNMTVQVKAAAALESLALNNANSQTAILELKAQSPLIRLLKIWSLDVKEQAACTLWALAGDTTTQQRMIAEGIGISGIIDLIVKSEKLQFVGCMAMIALTRANIGHQLKFKEEEGILPLVRILRSSKTSERVLLTVIRSLGTLCSGVAHCNNKAMQAKIAEENTIQTLAQLLRASNNDMIKVEIAITLGYIMLGNKENEVLLKNEPAFNISLLLDLQKSDDQMVCLKAGTALSTFAFNNTNQQSIMRNAGGIRMSTFQKFLDSPNEVFQSNAAFQIVILARVIVDEDQVTLSALGVTSLVRLLTSESDDTNILAGNLLASLAHTRAGITDAMIISGAVDVLISHLHSPNIEVRSAVAVALGYLTFNRKATRILLSACRNRPGLFEQLMNNLGPNGKISTDLTDEFRIAKKVGLPAFSLEIYGGPPAVPPPRPRTGKLRRPQTTMSLLQRGSKSRVNPRSTSAPALGRSYTTTKTGPHRRVPESTEIQIIVPLNARVGKTRNINKNTATMSYQSKT